From Allofrancisella guangzhouensis, a single genomic window includes:
- the tal gene encoding transaldolase, producing MTQSVLDQLKSVSRVVADTGDFELIKKYKPVDATTNPSLILKAVKDKKYEHLLEKSISLVKQKFSNLSQEKLIQETLVEVLVIFGTKILEVIDGKVSSEVDARVSFSTAKTIDYAKKIIAKYEQNNIPKDRVLIKIAATWEGIKAAKILEKEGINCNLTLIFDKAQAQACAEAGVYLISPFVGRITDWQIKDNNLTEFPAIEQDSGVNSVRNIYQLYKAHGFKTIVMGASFRNVNQVIALSGCDALTISPILLEELANKYEKLDTSLSSNIGVIKQSPILTEPEFRWQLNENAMATNKLAEGIRLFTKDTLELEDIIKKNF from the coding sequence ATGACACAATCAGTATTAGATCAATTGAAAAGTGTTTCCAGGGTGGTTGCAGATACTGGAGATTTTGAACTGATTAAGAAATATAAACCTGTCGATGCAACCACAAACCCAAGCTTAATATTAAAAGCAGTAAAAGACAAAAAATATGAGCACTTATTAGAAAAATCCATTTCTTTAGTTAAACAAAAGTTTTCTAATCTTAGCCAGGAAAAGTTAATTCAAGAAACTCTAGTTGAAGTGTTAGTAATTTTTGGAACTAAAATATTAGAAGTTATTGATGGAAAAGTATCTAGTGAAGTTGATGCCAGAGTTTCTTTCAGTACAGCTAAAACTATTGATTACGCAAAAAAGATAATAGCTAAATATGAGCAAAATAATATTCCTAAAGATAGAGTCTTGATTAAAATAGCAGCAACTTGGGAAGGTATTAAAGCTGCTAAGATTCTAGAAAAGGAAGGTATTAATTGTAACTTAACCCTTATCTTTGACAAAGCACAAGCTCAAGCATGCGCTGAAGCTGGCGTATACTTAATTTCTCCTTTTGTAGGCAGAATTACAGATTGGCAAATTAAAGATAATAATCTAACAGAATTTCCTGCTATTGAACAAGATTCTGGCGTTAATTCTGTTAGAAATATTTATCAACTATATAAAGCTCATGGCTTTAAAACTATAGTCATGGGTGCAAGTTTTAGAAACGTTAATCAAGTAATTGCTTTATCTGGGTGCGATGCGTTGACAATTTCACCAATATTATTGGAAGAACTAGCAAATAAATATGAAAAGTTAGATACTAGTTTATCTAGTAACATAGGTGTTATAAAACAATCTCCAATCCTTACTGAGCCTGAATTTCGCTGGCAATTAAATGAAAACGCTATGGCTACGAATAAGTTAGCTGAAGGAATACGTTTGTTTACAAAAGACACTCTAGAATTAGAAGATATTATTAAAAAGAACTTTTAA
- a CDS encoding bifunctional ADP-dependent NAD(P)H-hydrate dehydratase/NAD(P)H-hydrate epimerase, with translation MHFFTQKQNREIEEYAISKGINLIENASDEIVKHIISKFSQDTKILFVVGAGNNGSDGIAAAIKLYNKNYDVDVYRAFPKANQKNQNYYFKFSKLKPALGRLPDISNYDVVVDGLFGIGLDRDLQDDILEIVKSINKNSKYTLAIDVPSGLGAFNAKVYKAAIQANETITFLADKQGLYTGEGLDYAGKVIMTKLTDSSSIKLTPASYRIYKNNIQDLSLNNILRKKKNTNKGSYGSLAIIGGNIGMNGALQLAGISALYSGCGKVSLLPLDVNFRSNMTAPELMVKDLNNAIEKVANYTGVALGIGLDTTKYSQKILERAIDDLTQPAIFDADALNIIAKDYKIREKFIKLKNKIITPHPAEAARMLECSTQEIQDDRFEAIKKLAQKYNSTVVLKGAGSLICKDDTIYINPTGNQGMAVAGQGDVLSGIIGAFLAQGLDVLSASRLAVYVHGLAGDNLSQKFGGYIGILPSKVAREVCKVLNEF, from the coding sequence ATGCACTTTTTTACTCAAAAACAAAATCGTGAAATAGAGGAGTATGCTATTTCCAAAGGTATAAATCTTATAGAAAATGCTTCTGATGAGATAGTTAAACACATAATTTCAAAATTTTCACAAGATACAAAGATACTTTTTGTGGTTGGTGCAGGTAATAATGGTAGCGATGGTATTGCTGCTGCTATCAAACTTTATAATAAAAACTATGATGTTGACGTCTATAGAGCTTTCCCAAAAGCTAATCAGAAAAATCAAAATTACTATTTTAAATTCTCTAAACTTAAACCTGCATTAGGTAGACTACCTGATATTAGTAATTATGATGTAGTTGTGGATGGTTTATTTGGTATAGGGCTTGATAGGGATTTACAGGATGATATTTTGGAAATTGTTAAATCTATAAATAAGAATTCTAAATATACTCTGGCTATAGATGTGCCAAGTGGGTTAGGTGCTTTTAACGCTAAAGTGTATAAAGCAGCAATTCAAGCGAATGAGACTATTACATTCTTAGCAGATAAACAAGGCTTATATACTGGTGAAGGTTTAGATTATGCAGGTAAGGTGATTATGACAAAATTAACAGACAGCTCCTCTATAAAACTAACCCCAGCATCTTACCGAATTTATAAGAATAATATACAAGACTTAAGCTTAAATAATATACTAAGAAAAAAGAAAAATACTAATAAAGGAAGCTATGGCAGTCTTGCAATAATTGGTGGTAATATAGGTATGAATGGTGCATTACAGCTAGCTGGAATTAGTGCTTTATATAGTGGTTGTGGTAAAGTCTCGTTATTACCATTAGATGTTAATTTTCGTTCTAATATGACTGCACCTGAACTTATGGTTAAAGATTTAAATAACGCTATTGAGAAGGTGGCAAACTATACAGGAGTAGCTTTAGGTATAGGACTTGATACAACCAAATATTCCCAAAAAATATTAGAGAGGGCTATAGATGACTTAACTCAACCAGCTATATTTGATGCTGATGCATTAAATATAATCGCCAAAGACTATAAAATTAGAGAAAAATTTATAAAACTAAAAAATAAAATAATAACTCCACATCCAGCAGAAGCAGCTAGGATGCTAGAGTGTAGCACTCAAGAAATCCAAGATGATAGATTTGAAGCAATTAAAAAACTAGCACAAAAGTATAATTCAACTGTAGTACTTAAAGGAGCTGGTAGTCTAATTTGTAAGGATGATACTATTTACATAAACCCTACAGGTAACCAAGGAATGGCGGTAGCAGGGCAAGGCGATGTCTTATCTGGAATTATAGGAGCATTTTTAGCTCAAGGCTTAGATGTTCTATCAGCAAGTAGATTAGCTGTATATGTTCACGGTTTAGCTGGTGATAACTTGTCCCAAAAATTTGGTGGTTATATTGGCATCTTACCTAGTAAAGTAGCTAGAGAAGTTTGTAAGGTTTTGAATGAGTTTTAG
- a CDS encoding TolC family protein, whose translation MKLVRRYFLAVSLSVCSIHASYATDTVADYNRTIQQSINNSPQYKYIGYQLDSRQMNPAIQLGRLLPRIDISGTISQNNILQGRNSQSYIQTGPYNSIKGLVSLTQPLYDYGAYKDLQSAQETAQFAQQDYRTNYQQFLYDASYAYFNLAKAIKNVEYTSYNRKAAKTNLTELENKYNAGVTDVADYETSKANYYIADADYASAKREEKVARAELRKFTNNDDNIVLYGNEFEVKDPSPTSEEEWEELTMRSNPAYLSSIHTKESKFYDYQSATSSFMPKVNFEIKYSPGNNSITSLGNPIFDNFLPARGTVDAFYFGISLEWNILSGGTNFAELKEAAYNYQSSEFDMIQTGRVAQNDAMYAYRFVELRKNKVNSLRESVASAKIAYEKYKERYEQGTTTITQYFILLNQYYQRLIELNNAEFDYILGFLSLYKTAGILTTKTIQDFNEWLLFNQNVEL comes from the coding sequence TTGAAACTAGTACGAAGATATTTTTTAGCAGTATCACTAAGTGTATGTAGTATACATGCTAGCTATGCTACAGATACTGTTGCTGACTATAATCGTACCATACAACAGTCTATAAATAACTCGCCTCAATATAAGTATATAGGATATCAACTTGATTCTCGGCAGATGAATCCAGCTATCCAATTAGGTCGGTTATTACCAAGAATAGATATTTCTGGGACCATAAGTCAAAACAATATATTACAAGGTAGAAATAGTCAATCATATATTCAAACAGGGCCTTATAACTCAATAAAAGGTTTAGTCAGCTTAACTCAACCGTTATATGATTATGGAGCATACAAAGACCTACAATCCGCTCAAGAAACGGCTCAATTTGCTCAGCAAGACTATAGGACAAATTATCAACAATTTTTGTATGATGCTAGCTATGCTTATTTTAATCTAGCTAAAGCTATAAAAAACGTTGAATACACATCATATAATCGTAAAGCTGCTAAAACAAACTTAACTGAATTAGAAAATAAATATAATGCTGGAGTAACGGATGTAGCTGATTATGAAACATCTAAAGCTAACTACTATATAGCTGATGCTGATTATGCTTCTGCAAAGCGAGAGGAAAAAGTTGCTCGTGCTGAATTGCGTAAATTTACTAATAATGATGATAACATAGTACTATACGGTAATGAGTTCGAAGTTAAAGACCCATCTCCAACTTCAGAAGAAGAATGGGAAGAACTAACTATGAGAAGTAATCCAGCATATTTAAGTTCTATCCATACTAAAGAAAGTAAATTTTATGACTATCAGTCAGCAACTAGCTCATTTATGCCAAAGGTTAATTTTGAAATAAAGTATTCACCAGGTAATAACTCTATTACATCATTAGGGAATCCTATTTTTGATAATTTTTTACCAGCAAGAGGTACTGTTGATGCTTTTTACTTTGGTATAAGTTTAGAGTGGAATATTTTATCCGGTGGTACTAATTTTGCTGAGCTTAAAGAAGCAGCTTACAATTATCAGTCATCAGAGTTTGATATGATACAAACAGGAAGAGTTGCTCAAAATGATGCTATGTATGCCTACAGATTTGTAGAACTAAGAAAAAATAAAGTTAATTCACTAAGAGAATCTGTTGCTAGTGCCAAAATTGCTTATGAAAAATATAAAGAAAGATATGAGCAAGGTACGACAACTATTACTCAATATTTCATACTATTAAACCAATATTACCAACGTCTCATAGAGTTAAATAATGCCGAATTTGATTATATTCTAGGATTTTTAAGTTTATATAAAACTGCTGGTATATTAACTACTAAAACCATACAAGATTTTAATGAATGGTTATTGTTTAATCAAAATGTGGAGCTATAA
- a CDS encoding M17 family metallopeptidase, with the protein MYISTQLNCFTTEKDSSSYPIYLIKKNNLQNWIANQNQFTQKFIQNSHLGGEKSTLIIPNSAGDIDKIICIVTDDMYSIADLSNQLIKGNYHIEYSQVDDLALYYIGFALGAYRFNTYFSPSKIKITGVKILLPKKYNYILPEIEANYVVRDMISTPAEDMGPAEISAIIKNMANKFNASFDEIVSQELVNQGYMGIYTVGKASHREPRLIRLKWGNKENPKISIVGKGVSFDTGGLDIKSASAMQLMHKDMGGAANAIGLAYIIMKHQLPVHLNLTIPAVENSIDAKSFRPSDIIKMKNGTTVQVTNTDAEGRLILAEPLYEESQKNPDLLIDFTTLTGAARIAVGTEISAFFCNNDDVAKELYTFSENTQDFIWRLPLATCYKKTLKSDFADLVHADLSPYAGATKAALFLEHFLGDNPPTWIHFDMMAWNLTSTAGKPVGGEMMAVRAAFAMLKAKYLNN; encoded by the coding sequence ATGTACATATCAACGCAACTAAATTGTTTTACTACAGAAAAAGACTCAAGCTCGTATCCTATTTACCTAATTAAGAAAAATAATCTTCAAAATTGGATTGCTAATCAAAATCAATTTACGCAAAAATTTATCCAAAACTCCCATTTGGGTGGAGAAAAGTCAACCTTGATTATTCCTAATTCAGCTGGAGATATCGATAAAATTATATGTATAGTAACAGATGATATGTATTCTATAGCTGATCTTTCAAATCAGTTAATCAAAGGAAACTACCATATAGAGTACTCTCAAGTAGATGATTTAGCTCTTTATTACATAGGTTTTGCACTAGGTGCTTATAGATTTAACACCTATTTTTCTCCGAGTAAGATTAAAATTACTGGTGTTAAAATACTTTTGCCTAAAAAATATAATTATATTTTGCCAGAGATAGAAGCAAACTATGTAGTCAGAGATATGATCTCAACACCAGCTGAGGATATGGGTCCAGCTGAAATATCTGCAATTATAAAAAATATGGCTAATAAATTTAATGCTAGCTTTGATGAAATAGTAAGTCAAGAACTTGTCAATCAAGGTTATATGGGTATTTATACTGTAGGAAAGGCAAGCCATCGTGAGCCTCGCTTAATTAGGTTAAAGTGGGGAAATAAAGAAAATCCAAAAATATCTATAGTTGGTAAAGGTGTATCTTTTGATACAGGGGGACTAGATATAAAGTCTGCTTCTGCTATGCAACTTATGCACAAAGATATGGGGGGAGCTGCTAACGCCATTGGTTTAGCTTATATAATTATGAAACATCAGTTACCTGTACACTTAAACTTAACTATACCAGCTGTAGAAAATTCTATAGATGCTAAATCTTTCCGTCCAAGTGATATCATAAAAATGAAAAATGGCACTACTGTTCAAGTTACTAATACTGATGCAGAGGGTAGGTTAATACTAGCAGAACCTTTATATGAGGAGTCACAGAAAAATCCTGATCTACTAATAGATTTCACAACTCTAACAGGAGCTGCTAGAATTGCTGTGGGTACTGAAATATCGGCTTTCTTTTGCAATAATGATGACGTTGCCAAAGAGTTGTACACCTTTAGTGAGAACACCCAAGATTTTATTTGGAGACTTCCACTAGCTACTTGTTATAAGAAAACCCTAAAAAGTGATTTTGCAGATCTAGTACATGCTGATTTATCACCATATGCAGGAGCTACTAAAGCAGCTTTATTTTTAGAGCATTTTTTAGGGGATAATCCACCAACTTGGATTCATTTTGATATGATGGCTTGGAATCTAACTTCGACAGCAGGTAAGCCAGTTGGTGGAGAAATGATGGCTGTTAGAGCAGCTTTCGCTATGTTAAAAGCTAAATATTTAAATAATTGA
- a CDS encoding glutathione peroxidase — translation MNNIYDFKLTANDGSEFYLPKDKVLLVVNVASKCGFTKQYKGLQYLYEKYPDLEVVAFPCNSFGGQEPASDVEIKNFCETKYNVTFPIMKKTKVNGKDAEPLFVYLKEHAKGVLGTERIKWNFTKFLISKGGETIERFAPKDAPEDLISDIENFIKD, via the coding sequence ATGAATAATATTTATGACTTTAAATTAACAGCAAATGATGGCTCAGAGTTTTATTTGCCTAAGGATAAAGTTCTATTGGTTGTAAACGTGGCTAGTAAGTGTGGCTTTACAAAGCAGTATAAAGGTTTACAGTATTTATATGAGAAGTATCCTGACTTAGAGGTTGTAGCTTTTCCTTGTAACTCATTTGGGGGTCAAGAGCCAGCATCTGATGTAGAAATTAAAAATTTTTGTGAAACTAAGTATAATGTAACTTTCCCAATTATGAAAAAAACAAAGGTCAATGGAAAAGATGCTGAACCTTTGTTTGTGTATTTAAAAGAACATGCCAAAGGTGTACTTGGTACAGAAAGAATAAAATGGAACTTTACAAAATTTCTTATTAGTAAAGGTGGTGAGACTATAGAGCGATTTGCACCTAAGGATGCACCAGAAGATCTCATCTCAGATATTGAAAATTTTATAAAAGATTAG
- a CDS encoding chorismate mutase has translation MKKVITALIVGMICWCSVFAMSRANTPSLDQYRTKITNIDQEIIRLIAQREQIVKQVGKYKKKHNLAVYDPDREAKLKKIHEAIAVQYDVSPELVNNVFDVIISNSRNLEGKV, from the coding sequence ATGAAAAAGGTTATAACCGCACTAATAGTAGGAATGATTTGTTGGTGCAGTGTATTTGCTATGAGCAGAGCTAATACACCATCTTTAGATCAGTATAGGACTAAGATTACCAATATTGATCAAGAGATAATTAGGTTAATAGCCCAAAGAGAACAAATTGTAAAACAAGTAGGTAAATACAAGAAAAAACATAATTTAGCAGTGTATGATCCAGATAGAGAGGCGAAACTTAAAAAAATTCATGAAGCTATAGCTGTACAGTATGATGTTTCCCCTGAGCTTGTAAATAATGTCTTTGATGTAATAATTTCAAACTCTAGAAATTTAGAGGGAAAAGTTTAA
- the alaS gene encoding alanine--tRNA ligase: MITTKELRNKFIDYFKSKSHTHQPSSSLIPFGDETLLFTNAGMVQFKDVFLGVEKKDFSRAVTVQKCLRAGGKHNDLDNVGYTARHHTFFEMLGNFSFGDYFKKEAISFAWEFLTKEINLPIEKLWVTIYASDDEAFDIWHKHIGLSKERIIRIGSSDNFWSMGDTGPCGPCTEIFYDHGRHIAGGLPGTLEEDGDRYIEIWNIVFMQYNRHADGSITELPKPSVDTGMGLERIAAVLQDVNSNYEIDLFQALIGKVQQVINTSYVNSPSLKVVADHIRSCAFLIADGVLPSNESRGYVLRRIIRRAIRHGHKLGAKEIFFYKLVEELVNQMGEAYPELINKKGLIEKTLIKEEELFLKTVENGIKIFDAEIQNIKDNIISGDVAFKLYDTYGFPLDLTADMAKEKGLKVDEEAFQKQMQQQKQRSKEAGKFNVDYNDVISSQTKTEFRGYSTLIENSKVIEIYKNGESIQNIGSSNDTVMLVLNKTPFYAESGGQVGDKGILEGVGLEFIVEDVQKSGQTILHIGKLVKGYLSIGDEITARVDNKIRIATAANHSATHLLHKTLKIILGNHVEQKGSLVDAKRLRFDFIHGQAISRQQIQEIETLINAQIRANFLVSIIETTQERAKAMGAEALFGEKYGDIVRVVSMGDFSIELCGGTHVNRTGDIGLFKIISESGIAAGVRRIEAITADRALKSILEAENMLFDIKNSLKANDSNLLSKLYSLQEQLKTQEKLIFKLKKDLLSGSGNAIKESKYGDITLVIASIDNVDIKTLREKIDDYKTKNNKVIVVLSTVISEKVQFVVGVSKSITFLIKAGDIAKHLSEHIDGKGGGRPDMAQGGGSNSKNIEIALEQIKEFILEKIN; encoded by the coding sequence ATGATTACGACAAAAGAATTACGTAATAAATTTATAGATTATTTTAAATCAAAAAGCCATACTCATCAGCCCAGTTCTTCTTTGATACCGTTTGGCGATGAAACCTTGCTTTTTACTAATGCCGGTATGGTACAGTTTAAAGATGTGTTTTTAGGAGTTGAGAAAAAAGACTTTTCAAGAGCTGTTACTGTTCAAAAATGCTTAAGAGCCGGTGGTAAGCATAATGATCTTGATAACGTTGGTTATACTGCTAGGCACCATACATTTTTTGAAATGTTAGGAAATTTTAGCTTTGGCGATTATTTTAAAAAAGAAGCTATTAGCTTTGCCTGGGAGTTTTTAACTAAAGAAATTAATTTACCAATAGAAAAGCTTTGGGTAACTATCTATGCTAGTGATGATGAAGCTTTTGATATTTGGCATAAGCATATTGGCCTATCTAAAGAAAGAATAATTAGAATAGGCTCGTCTGATAATTTTTGGTCGATGGGTGACACTGGTCCTTGTGGTCCATGTACAGAGATTTTTTATGACCATGGTAGGCATATTGCTGGAGGTTTACCTGGAACGCTAGAAGAAGATGGCGATAGATACATAGAAATATGGAACATAGTATTTATGCAATACAATCGCCATGCTGATGGCAGTATTACAGAATTACCAAAACCATCTGTAGATACAGGTATGGGGCTTGAGCGTATAGCTGCTGTACTTCAAGACGTAAATAGTAATTATGAAATTGACTTATTCCAGGCGTTGATTGGAAAAGTTCAGCAGGTAATTAATACTTCATATGTAAACTCACCATCTCTAAAAGTAGTCGCAGATCATATTAGATCATGTGCTTTTTTAATAGCTGATGGAGTACTGCCATCTAATGAAAGTAGAGGATACGTACTTAGAAGAATCATACGTAGAGCTATACGTCACGGACATAAATTAGGGGCTAAAGAAATCTTTTTTTATAAGCTTGTTGAGGAATTGGTAAACCAAATGGGAGAAGCTTACCCAGAGCTTATCAACAAAAAAGGTTTAATAGAAAAAACATTAATTAAAGAAGAAGAGTTATTTTTAAAAACTGTTGAAAATGGTATAAAAATATTTGATGCAGAAATACAAAATATAAAAGATAACATTATTTCTGGAGATGTAGCTTTTAAACTTTATGATACCTATGGTTTTCCTTTGGATCTAACGGCTGATATGGCAAAAGAAAAAGGTCTCAAGGTTGATGAAGAAGCTTTTCAAAAGCAAATGCAACAACAAAAACAGCGTTCTAAAGAGGCTGGAAAGTTTAATGTGGACTATAATGATGTTATTAGCTCGCAGACAAAAACAGAATTTAGAGGTTACTCAACTTTAATAGAAAATTCTAAAGTTATAGAAATATATAAAAATGGGGAGTCTATCCAGAATATAGGCAGTAGCAATGATACAGTTATGCTTGTACTTAATAAAACTCCTTTTTATGCCGAATCTGGTGGTCAGGTTGGTGATAAAGGAATACTAGAGGGGGTAGGTTTAGAGTTTATTGTTGAGGATGTACAAAAATCAGGTCAAACGATTTTACATATAGGTAAACTAGTAAAAGGCTATCTAAGCATAGGTGATGAAATCACTGCAAGAGTAGATAATAAAATAAGAATAGCCACAGCAGCTAATCACAGCGCTACTCATTTACTACATAAAACACTAAAAATTATATTAGGTAATCATGTAGAGCAAAAGGGCTCATTAGTTGATGCTAAAAGATTAAGATTTGATTTTATTCACGGTCAAGCTATATCACGCCAGCAAATTCAAGAAATTGAAACTTTAATAAATGCTCAAATCCGAGCTAACTTTTTAGTTTCTATTATTGAAACTACTCAAGAAAGAGCAAAAGCAATGGGAGCAGAAGCTTTATTTGGGGAAAAATATGGTGATATAGTACGTGTCGTATCTATGGGAGATTTTTCCATAGAGTTATGTGGTGGTACTCATGTTAACCGTACAGGAGATATCGGATTATTTAAGATAATATCAGAAAGTGGTATAGCTGCAGGCGTCCGTAGAATAGAAGCGATAACTGCAGATCGAGCTCTCAAGAGTATATTAGAGGCAGAAAACATGCTTTTTGATATTAAAAATAGTTTGAAAGCTAATGATAGTAATTTGCTTAGCAAATTATACTCCTTGCAAGAGCAGTTAAAAACTCAAGAAAAATTAATCTTTAAGTTAAAGAAAGATCTTTTATCAGGTTCAGGTAATGCTATAAAAGAATCTAAATATGGCGATATAACTTTAGTTATAGCAAGTATTGATAATGTTGATATAAAAACGTTACGTGAAAAAATAGATGATTATAAAACAAAAAATAATAAGGTCATAGTAGTGCTTAGTACTGTAATATCTGAAAAAGTTCAATTTGTAGTAGGTGTAAGCAAATCTATCACATTTTTAATAAAAGCGGGAGATATTGCTAAACACTTAAGTGAGCATATTGATGGTAAAGGCGGAGGCAGACCAGATATGGCTCAAGGTGGAGGTAGCAATTCTAAAAATATAGAGATAGCTTTGGAGCAAATAAAAGAATTCATTTTAGAGAAGATCAACTAA
- a CDS encoding APC family permease: MAEKVIGKEKIGILLLILLMTGAIDNIRNLPSTATSGTYIFFFFLLGVVLFLAPVGLVSAEMTSTYTKKGEEGVYGWVKKAFGPDIAMLAIWFQWINTLIWFPSILTFLAGTIAYLFNPDFAQNIKFTVIFITIVFWSLTIINLNGLRISAIFASICTFFGMVIPIILMVVFALIWLIYNYPIQIHFTVDNLIPSLKSTDSWMGLTAIIASFLGLELATVHITKVSNPKKNFPLALLISTVFIIFTMILGALAVGIIFPQSEIDIVHGTIKTFKIYLDSFGIPVFFYYLLGIMVVVGSIGSMINWMISPAKGLLQAADSHFLPKILDKTNKHDVPNGILILQAIIMTIICFLLELVPSVQAYYWLLTALSTQIYSLMYLIMFLAAIKLKLQNKNIIKNEEDFRIPFGKLGMTVVCIAGIIGTVLCISVGFVPPDNMYDNPIEFIISLFLSLIVSLLPVLFFIIYRKCYLKKMKLTNVEII; encoded by the coding sequence ATGGCAGAGAAAGTAATTGGTAAAGAAAAGATTGGTATTCTATTATTAATCTTATTGATGACAGGTGCAATCGATAATATCAGAAATCTGCCATCGACAGCTACTTCTGGCACATATATCTTTTTCTTTTTTCTTTTAGGTGTAGTTTTATTTTTAGCTCCTGTAGGCTTAGTATCTGCTGAAATGACTTCTACATATACAAAAAAAGGCGAAGAAGGTGTATATGGCTGGGTAAAGAAAGCTTTTGGACCAGATATTGCAATGTTAGCTATTTGGTTTCAGTGGATTAATACTCTTATTTGGTTTCCGAGCATTTTAACATTTCTAGCTGGAACTATCGCATACCTATTTAATCCTGATTTTGCTCAAAATATAAAATTTACAGTGATATTTATAACAATAGTATTTTGGTCCTTAACAATAATTAATTTAAATGGTTTAAGAATTTCTGCTATCTTTGCTAGTATTTGTACATTTTTTGGCATGGTTATTCCAATAATACTTATGGTAGTATTTGCTTTAATATGGCTAATTTACAATTATCCTATACAAATACATTTTACTGTAGATAACTTGATCCCTAGTTTAAAATCAACTGATTCATGGATGGGTCTGACAGCAATTATAGCGTCATTCTTAGGGTTAGAGCTAGCAACAGTACATATCACAAAAGTTTCCAACCCTAAAAAAAATTTTCCTTTAGCTTTATTAATATCAACAGTATTTATAATTTTTACCATGATATTAGGTGCCTTAGCAGTTGGAATTATTTTCCCTCAATCTGAAATAGATATCGTACATGGTACTATTAAAACTTTTAAAATATACTTAGATAGTTTTGGGATTCCAGTATTTTTTTACTATTTGTTAGGTATAATGGTAGTTGTTGGATCAATTGGCTCTATGATTAACTGGATGATATCACCAGCAAAAGGTTTATTACAAGCAGCAGATAGCCATTTTTTGCCAAAAATCCTGGATAAAACTAATAAGCATGATGTACCTAATGGAATCTTAATCCTACAAGCAATCATTATGACTATAATATGTTTTTTGCTTGAATTAGTTCCATCTGTCCAAGCTTATTATTGGTTATTAACGGCACTTAGCACACAGATATATTCTTTAATGTATTTAATAATGTTTTTAGCAGCTATCAAATTAAAGCTACAAAATAAAAATATTATAAAAAATGAAGAGGATTTTCGTATTCCATTTGGTAAGCTTGGAATGACAGTTGTTTGTATAGCTGGAATTATAGGTACTGTCTTATGCATATCAGTTGGATTTGTGCCACCCGATAATATGTATGATAACCCAATAGAATTTATAATTTCTTTATTTCTATCTTTAATAGTATCACTACTGCCGGTGTTATTTTTTATAATATATAGAAAATGTTATTTGAAGAAGATGAAGTTAACAAATGTAGAAATAATTTGA